The following is a genomic window from Ignavibacteria bacterium.
TCGTTCTCTTGTTTCGTTTGATAATGGCGATGAAGTAACGGTGCGCGCGGGAGAAAATGGAATTCGTTTTCTTCTCGTTTCCGGCGAACCGCTGAACGAACCGATTGCGTGGGGCGGACCAATTGTGATGAATACGCAGGAAGAATTACGCAATGCTTTTGCAGAACTGCGAATGGGGAATTTTATAAAGGAGAGGTGAGGAAAGAATTTCTACTCCTCCATCTCCACTTCATTGATATACGCAGAGCAAACCACATCTCCCATAACGTTCACGACGGTTCTTCCCATATCGAGTAATCTATCAACACCGAGAATAATTGCAATGCCATCGGGAGGGACACCGACTTGCGCCATTACAATCATCAAGAGAGGAAGCGAACCGCCCGGAACTCCTGCAACACCGATAGAAGAAATTACACACAACGCAACAATCAGAATTTGCTGACTGATTGAAAGGTCAATTCCGAATACTTGTGCAATAAACAAAACGACTGCGCCTTCAAATAATGCAGTTCCGTTCATATTCATTGTTGCTCCTAACGGCAACACAAATGACGCAATCTTTGGAGAAATACCGAGTGCGCTTTCCGAAACGCGAATGGTTGTCGGCAATGTTCCGTTACTTGAAGATAGAGAAAATGCCGTAATCATAATCGGCGATGCTTTGGAAAGAAATTGAATCGGGTTTTGTTTTGTCAGCAATTTCAAAAGCAACGGATAAAAAACAAACAGCACGATTGCATAACCGAAGAGAATAAGAAAAACATAAATTCCAAGTTTTTGTAAAAGGTCAATTCCGAATCGCGCGGTTACGGAAAAGATTAAACAAAACACTGCAATGGGAGCGAGTTTCATTGCAAAGGCGACGATGGAAATCATTGCTTCGGTAAATGCATCGAGCCATTGAATCATCGCTTGCCGTTTTTCTTCCGCAATTTTTGTCAGCGCAGTTCCGAATAACAATGAGAATACAATGAGCGGAATCATTTCCATATTAACGATTGATTTTATAATGTTGCGCGGAACAAACATATCGAGAATTTGATTAACGATACCG
Proteins encoded in this region:
- a CDS encoding dicarboxylate/amino acid:cation symporter produces the protein GIVNQILDMFVPRNIIKSIVNMEMIPLIVFSLLFGTALTKIAEEKRQAMIQWLDAFTEAMISIVAFAMKLAPIAVFCLIFSVTARFGIDLLQKLGIYVFLILFGYAIVLFVFYPLLLKLLTKQNPIQFLSKASPIMITAFSLSSSNGTLPTTIRVSESALGISPKIASFVLPLGATMNMNGTALFEGAVVLFIAQVFGIDLSISQQILIVALCVISSIGVAGVPGGSLPLLMIVMAQVGVPPDGIAIILGVDRLLDMGRTVVNVMGDVVCSAYINEVEMEE